The Streptomyces sp. NBC_00510 genomic interval CTGGAACCAGCCGGGCATGGAGTGCAGGGGGACGAAGGCGCTGGACAGCAGGGGGAGCAGGATCAGGGGGGTGGCGTTGTTGCTGGCGGCCTCGGCATTGGGGCTGACCAGGCCCATGCCGACGGCGATCCAGGTCAGTGCGGTGGCGAAGCCGACGAGCAGGGCCAGGGCGGCGAGCCATTCCAGGGGGGTGGCGTGGGTGGAGCGGAAGCCGATGGCGACGGCGACGGCCGCTACGAGGACGACGCTCAGGACGGATTGCAGGACGCTGCCGATGACGTGTCCGACGATCACGGAGCCGCGGTGGATGGCCATGGTGCGGAAGCGGGCGATGATGCCCTCGGTCATGTCGTTGGAGACCGAGACGGCGGTGCCGATGGTGGTGCTGCCGATGGTCATCAGGAGCAGGCCGGGGA includes:
- a CDS encoding ABC transporter permease, which gives rise to MSTPTHALRDCSTMLRRNLLHARRYPSLTLNLLLTPIMLLLLFVYVFGDTMSAGIAGGTPDRSAYIAYLVPGLLLMTIGSTTIGTAVSVSNDMTEGIIARFRTMAIHRGSVIVGHVIGSVLQSVLSVVLVAAVAVAIGFRSTHATPLEWLAALALLVGFATALTWIAVGMGLVSPNAEAASNNATPLILLPLLSSAFVPLHSMPGWFQPIAQYQPFTPAIETLRGLLLGTGIGDNAWIAAAWCAGLTVLGYRWSTARFNSAGTF